A window of Candidatus Thermoplasmatota archaeon contains these coding sequences:
- a CDS encoding 6-phosphofructokinase, protein MSRTLAVLVGGGPAPGLNGVINAVTLAARARGWKVLGVPKGFSQLMKGDVSKVRELTERDVAGIEVRGGSILFTSRANPTKKPEDMKNVVDALAKLGVTDLVTLGGDDTATSATKVAAAAGAGMRAVHVPKTIDNDLPLPGEAPTFGFETAKHWGTLLCNNLIVDAQTTGRWYLVTAMGRSAGHLALSMGVGSGAQLVVIPEEFPAGRITLDGIADLVEAAIVKRKADGHDWGLVVLAEGLLDRMDAADLASFVTLEMDEHGNPRLSEIDLGRVVRDVLNKRFKARSFDVGWITKIIGYELRCADPVAFDVQYTRTLGFGAVDFLATGSGNALVSLDGGKLAPIPLEKLRDPATGKVAIRRVDVTGGRFQAAVALQSRLAKADLEGDRLEKLAKAGKTTPDDIKARLSRLAR, encoded by the coding sequence ATGTCCCGCACCCTCGCGGTCCTCGTCGGCGGCGGCCCGGCCCCGGGTCTGAACGGCGTCATCAACGCGGTCACCCTCGCGGCCCGCGCGCGCGGCTGGAAGGTCCTCGGCGTGCCGAAGGGCTTCTCGCAGCTCATGAAGGGCGACGTGTCGAAGGTGCGCGAGCTCACCGAGCGAGACGTCGCGGGCATCGAGGTTCGCGGCGGCAGCATCCTGTTCACGTCTCGGGCGAATCCCACGAAGAAGCCCGAGGACATGAAGAACGTCGTCGACGCGCTCGCCAAGCTCGGCGTCACGGACCTCGTGACGCTCGGCGGCGACGACACGGCGACGAGCGCGACGAAGGTCGCGGCCGCCGCGGGGGCGGGCATGCGCGCGGTGCACGTCCCGAAGACCATTGACAACGACCTGCCGCTTCCCGGCGAGGCGCCGACCTTCGGCTTCGAGACCGCGAAGCACTGGGGCACGCTCCTCTGCAACAACCTCATCGTCGACGCGCAGACGACCGGCCGCTGGTACCTCGTCACCGCGATGGGCCGCTCCGCGGGCCACCTCGCTCTCTCGATGGGCGTCGGGTCCGGCGCGCAGCTCGTCGTCATCCCCGAGGAGTTCCCCGCAGGCCGCATCACGCTCGATGGGATCGCCGACCTCGTCGAGGCGGCCATCGTGAAGCGGAAGGCGGACGGCCACGACTGGGGCCTCGTCGTCCTCGCCGAGGGCCTCCTCGACCGCATGGACGCGGCCGATCTCGCGTCGTTCGTGACGCTCGAGATGGACGAGCACGGCAACCCGCGCCTCTCCGAGATCGACCTCGGCCGCGTCGTGCGCGACGTGCTCAACAAGCGCTTCAAGGCCCGCTCGTTCGACGTGGGCTGGATCACGAAGATCATCGGCTACGAGCTGCGCTGCGCGGACCCCGTTGCGTTCGACGTGCAGTACACGCGCACGCTCGGCTTCGGCGCGGTCGACTTCCTCGCCACCGGCTCGGGCAACGCGCTCGTCTCCCTCGACGGCGGCAAGCTCGCGCCCATCCCTCTTGAGAAGCTGCGGGACCCCGCGACGGGTAAGGTCGCGATCCGCCGCGTCGACGTCACGGGCGGACGCTTCCAGGCGGCCGTCGCGCTTCAGTCGCGGCTCGCGAAGGCCGACCTCGAAGGCGACCGCCTCGAGAAGCTCGCGAAGGCCGGCAAGACCACGCCCGACGACATCAAGGCGCGGCTCAGCCGGCTCGCGCGCTGA
- a CDS encoding class I fructose-bisphosphate aldolase — protein sequence MDVKALEEIAEKLVAPGKGILAADESTGTIGKRFEKIGVENVEENRRAYRELLFTADGAEKNVSGVILYDETLRQKIAGGVPVPQFLARKGIVPGIKVDKGSKPLAGAPEEEVTEGLDGLRERLKEYHTLGARFAKWRAVINIGDGYPTRYGLEANAHALARYAALSQEAGIVPIVEPEVIMDGGHSMARSFEVTDAIQHEVFRQLHLHRVHFRGMLLKPNMVVPGYASGEKTTADQVAEATLRCLRRNVPAAVPGVVFLSGGLSDEDATAYLDAMNRKGHNPWRLSFSYGRALQHPALVTWGGKEANKAAAQRAFLKRAKLNGLAAEGKYDAKLEKELHA from the coding sequence ATGGACGTCAAGGCTCTCGAAGAGATCGCCGAGAAGCTCGTCGCGCCCGGCAAGGGCATCCTCGCGGCCGACGAGAGCACCGGCACCATCGGCAAGCGGTTCGAGAAGATCGGCGTGGAGAACGTCGAGGAGAACCGCCGAGCGTACCGCGAGCTCCTCTTCACCGCGGACGGCGCGGAGAAGAACGTGAGCGGCGTCATCCTCTACGACGAGACGCTCCGCCAGAAGATCGCGGGCGGCGTCCCCGTCCCCCAGTTCCTCGCCCGCAAGGGCATCGTCCCCGGCATCAAGGTGGACAAGGGCTCGAAGCCCCTCGCGGGCGCGCCCGAGGAGGAGGTCACGGAGGGCCTCGACGGCCTCCGCGAGCGCCTCAAGGAGTACCACACGCTCGGCGCGCGCTTCGCGAAGTGGCGCGCGGTCATCAACATCGGCGACGGATACCCGACGCGCTACGGCCTCGAGGCGAACGCGCACGCGCTCGCCCGCTACGCGGCCCTCTCCCAGGAAGCCGGCATCGTCCCCATCGTCGAGCCCGAGGTCATCATGGACGGCGGCCACTCGATGGCCCGCTCGTTCGAGGTCACGGACGCGATCCAGCACGAGGTGTTCCGTCAGCTCCACCTGCACCGCGTCCACTTCCGCGGCATGCTTCTCAAGCCCAACATGGTCGTCCCGGGCTACGCGTCCGGCGAGAAGACGACCGCGGACCAGGTCGCGGAGGCGACGCTCCGGTGCCTGCGCCGCAACGTCCCCGCGGCCGTGCCGGGCGTCGTGTTCCTCTCGGGCGGCCTGAGCGACGAGGACGCCACCGCGTACCTCGACGCGATGAACCGGAAGGGCCACAACCCCTGGCGATTGAGCTTCAGCTACGGCCGCGCGCTCCAGCACCCCGCGCTCGTGACGTGGGGCGGCAAGGAAGCCAACAAGGCCGCCGCGCAGCGCGCGTTCCTGAAGCGCGCGAAGCTCAACGGGCTCGCGGCCGAGGGCAAGTACGACGCGAAGCTCGAGAAGGAGCTTCACGCTTAG
- a CDS encoding acyl-CoA dehydrogenase family protein produces MDFSLSEEQKALRKMAREFAEKEFPKYAKDCDLNEKFPHELHRKVAQQGLIGMQIPQAYGGAGLGMVESAIVMEEFARIDGGLGVGVWSADFGSEAVVRLGTEEQKKRWLAPVCSGEEIMGAAISEAGAGSDVAGATCEAKLAGDHYVVNGAKMWITNGTVGRYFVTLVATDPANPKRHERFSLLMIDAQSEGFKANKIHGKLGVRASDTAELQLDHVKVPKENLLGEAGKGFYYVMEFFNNTRIGVAAQAVGIAQGALEQATQYAMDRQAFGQPIASFQMIQQKLAEMATRVEASRQLTYKAAWLNDQGKPNPSASSMAKWFAGETAVHCANEAVQILGGMGYVNEMPAERFYRDAKICEIYEGTKEVHKLIIARSLLGRIKG; encoded by the coding sequence ATGGACTTCAGCCTGAGCGAGGAGCAGAAGGCGCTGCGGAAGATGGCGCGGGAATTCGCCGAGAAGGAGTTCCCCAAGTACGCGAAGGACTGCGACCTGAACGAGAAGTTCCCGCATGAGCTCCACCGCAAGGTCGCCCAGCAGGGCCTCATCGGGATGCAGATCCCGCAGGCCTACGGCGGCGCCGGCCTCGGGATGGTCGAGAGCGCGATCGTGATGGAGGAGTTCGCGCGCATCGACGGCGGCCTCGGCGTCGGCGTCTGGAGCGCGGACTTCGGGAGCGAAGCCGTCGTGCGCCTCGGGACCGAGGAGCAGAAGAAGCGCTGGCTCGCGCCCGTCTGCTCGGGCGAGGAGATCATGGGCGCCGCGATCAGCGAGGCGGGCGCGGGAAGCGACGTCGCGGGCGCCACGTGTGAGGCCAAGCTCGCGGGCGACCACTACGTCGTGAACGGCGCGAAGATGTGGATCACGAACGGCACCGTCGGCCGGTACTTCGTGACGCTTGTTGCGACGGACCCCGCGAACCCGAAGCGCCACGAGCGCTTCAGCCTCCTCATGATCGACGCCCAGAGCGAGGGCTTCAAGGCGAACAAGATCCACGGCAAGCTCGGCGTGCGCGCAAGCGACACCGCGGAGCTGCAGCTCGACCACGTGAAGGTCCCGAAGGAGAACCTCCTCGGCGAGGCGGGCAAGGGCTTCTACTACGTGATGGAGTTCTTCAACAACACGCGCATCGGCGTCGCCGCGCAGGCCGTGGGCATCGCGCAGGGCGCGCTCGAACAGGCCACGCAGTACGCGATGGACCGCCAGGCGTTCGGTCAGCCCATCGCGAGCTTCCAGATGATCCAGCAGAAGCTCGCCGAGATGGCAACGCGCGTGGAGGCGAGCCGCCAGCTCACGTACAAGGCCGCGTGGCTCAACGACCAGGGCAAGCCCAACCCGAGCGCGAGCAGCATGGCGAAGTGGTTCGCGGGCGAGACCGCCGTCCACTGCGCGAACGAAGCCGTGCAGATTCTCGGCGGCATGGGCTACGTAAACGAGATGCCCGCCGAGCGCTTCTACCGCGACGCGAAGATCTGCGAGATCTACGAAGGCACGAAGGAAGTGCACAAGCTCATCATCGCGCGGAGCCTGCTCGGAAGGATCAAGGGATAA
- a CDS encoding peptidylprolyl isomerase — protein sequence MGASKGDTVAVHYTGKLDSGVVFDTSEGREPLEFTLGEGQLIPGFEAAVVGLEVGASKTVRIPAEEAYGTHDPRKVFKVERAMFGDHEVEVGQHLNLVDEQGRHVHADVKEVAEDFVTLDTNPHLAGEALTFTITVVSIQPA from the coding sequence ATGGGCGCATCGAAGGGCGACACCGTCGCCGTCCACTACACCGGCAAGCTCGACAGCGGCGTCGTCTTCGACACGAGCGAAGGTCGCGAGCCCCTCGAGTTCACGCTCGGCGAAGGCCAGCTCATCCCCGGCTTCGAGGCCGCCGTCGTGGGTCTCGAAGTGGGCGCCTCGAAAACCGTCCGCATCCCGGCCGAGGAGGCGTACGGCACGCACGACCCGCGCAAGGTGTTCAAGGTCGAGCGCGCGATGTTCGGCGACCACGAGGTCGAGGTCGGCCAGCACCTGAACCTGGTCGACGAGCAGGGCCGGCACGTCCACGCGGACGTGAAGGAGGTCGCGGAGGACTTCGTGACGCTCGACACGAACCCCCACCTCGCGGGCGAGGCCCTGACGTTCACGATCACCGTCGTGAGCATCCAGCCCGCCTGA
- a CDS encoding acyl-CoA dehydrogenase family protein, which produces MDFTFTDEQKALRQMARQFAEAEFPKYSKTCDRNEQYPKELMQKAAKQGLLGIMIPAEYGGAGVGMMESVIAAEELNAVDPGLALCLAAADFGTEAIIRLGTDAQKTRWLAPIPKGEMVSGAAISEAGAGSDVAGATCTAIKDGNDYVLNGAKMWITNGTVADYFITLVATDPTNKDRHKRFSLVIVPAGVPGFKANKIHGKLGIRASDTAELQFENLRVSRENLLGEEGKGFYYVMEFFNNTRIGVAAQGVGIAQGATAIATKYATEREAFGQPIAGFQMIQQKLAEMATRTEAARQLTYKAAWLNDQGKPNPSASSMAKWFAGETAVHCANEAVQILGGMGYVDEMPAEKLYRDAKICEIYEGTKEVHKLIIARSLLGRIKG; this is translated from the coding sequence ATGGACTTCACCTTCACCGACGAACAGAAGGCCCTCCGCCAGATGGCCCGCCAGTTCGCGGAAGCCGAGTTCCCGAAGTACTCGAAGACCTGCGACCGGAACGAGCAGTACCCGAAGGAACTCATGCAGAAGGCCGCGAAGCAGGGCCTCCTCGGCATCATGATCCCCGCCGAATACGGCGGCGCGGGCGTCGGCATGATGGAGAGCGTCATCGCCGCCGAGGAGCTGAACGCCGTCGACCCCGGCCTCGCGCTCTGCCTCGCCGCGGCCGACTTCGGCACCGAGGCCATCATCCGCCTCGGCACCGACGCGCAGAAGACGCGCTGGCTCGCCCCCATCCCCAAGGGCGAGATGGTGAGCGGCGCCGCCATCAGCGAAGCGGGCGCGGGAAGCGACGTCGCGGGCGCCACCTGCACCGCCATCAAGGACGGCAACGACTACGTCCTGAACGGCGCGAAGATGTGGATCACGAACGGCACCGTCGCCGACTACTTCATCACGCTCGTCGCGACGGACCCCACCAACAAGGACCGCCACAAGCGCTTCAGCCTCGTCATCGTGCCCGCCGGCGTCCCGGGCTTCAAGGCCAACAAGATCCACGGCAAGCTCGGCATCCGCGCAAGCGACACCGCCGAGCTGCAGTTCGAGAATCTCCGCGTTTCGCGGGAGAACCTGCTCGGCGAGGAAGGGAAGGGCTTCTACTACGTGATGGAGTTCTTCAACAACACCAGGATCGGCGTCGCCGCTCAAGGCGTCGGCATCGCCCAGGGGGCCACCGCCATCGCGACGAAGTACGCCACCGAGAGGGAAGCCTTCGGCCAGCCCATCGCCGGCTTCCAGATGATCCAGCAGAAGCTCGCCGAGATGGCGACCCGGACCGAAGCCGCCCGGCAGCTCACGTACAAGGCCGCGTGGCTCAACGACCAGGGCAAGCCCAACCCGAGCGCAAGCAGCATGGCCAAGTGGTTCGCGGGCGAAACCGCCGTCCACTGCGCGAACGAGGCCGTGCAGATCCTCGGCGGCATGGGGTACGTCGACGAGATGCCGGCCGAGAAGCTGTACCGCGACGCGAAGATCTGCGAGATCTACGAAGGCACGAAGGAAGTGCACAAGCTCATCATCGCGCGGAGCCTGCTCGGGAGGATCAAGGGATAA
- a CDS encoding archaellum operon transcriptional activator EarA family protein, whose protein sequence is MEPIASEFERSLRRSRVRTRLLLSLSSLGEAYVGQLARHAGTTWPRARAALFGGPGYRPALSLVGLGLASVEPSAFGRRIRITPRGRRKARSVASSRRF, encoded by the coding sequence ATGGAGCCGATTGCCTCCGAATTCGAGCGTTCCCTTCGCCGCAGCCGTGTCCGAACGCGTCTCCTCCTTTCCCTGTCATCGCTCGGGGAGGCCTACGTCGGCCAGCTCGCGCGGCATGCGGGCACGACGTGGCCGCGGGCGCGGGCGGCCCTTTTCGGCGGTCCGGGGTATCGCCCCGCCCTCTCCCTCGTGGGCCTCGGACTCGCAAGCGTGGAGCCGTCGGCTTTCGGCCGTCGCATCCGCATCACGCCGCGAGGGCGCCGGAAGGCGCGATCGGTCGCGTCGTCGCGGCGCTTCTGA
- a CDS encoding NUDIX domain-containing protein, which produces MSPGRRGGRRQADSPYITAVEVFLFRELEVGVEWLLLRLPSGVWQPVAGKIGPREDPIQAAAREALEETGIADVAPRPAHYIDAFIDPDRGRSFMLPVFYARVDPEAAVQISEEHTEFAWLPFEKALERLPYHGYREALKASDAARLAEAVTGIPPGVRRAPEVADRPPPASGRRRRRRRRGRRRGHGGEPPPG; this is translated from the coding sequence ATGTCACCGGGTCGTCGGGGCGGTCGCCGTCAGGCGGATTCGCCCTACATCACGGCCGTGGAAGTGTTCCTCTTCCGCGAGCTCGAGGTGGGCGTGGAGTGGTTGCTGCTCCGCCTGCCGTCCGGCGTCTGGCAGCCCGTCGCGGGCAAGATCGGCCCGCGCGAGGATCCGATCCAGGCGGCCGCGCGCGAAGCCCTCGAAGAAACCGGCATCGCGGACGTCGCTCCGCGCCCGGCGCACTACATCGACGCGTTCATCGATCCCGATCGCGGACGCTCGTTCATGCTTCCCGTGTTCTACGCCCGGGTCGATCCGGAGGCCGCGGTGCAGATCTCCGAGGAGCACACGGAATTCGCTTGGCTTCCGTTCGAGAAGGCGCTCGAACGACTGCCGTACCACGGCTATCGCGAGGCGCTCAAGGCGTCGGATGCGGCGCGCCTCGCGGAGGCCGTCACCGGAATCCCCCCGGGCGTGCGCCGCGCGCCCGAGGTCGCGGACCGACCGCCCCCCGCGTCGGGCCGGCGGCGTCGCCGTCGACGCCGCGGCCGCCGCCGCGGTCACGGCGGCGAGCCGCCACCGGGCTGA
- a CDS encoding SRPBCC family protein, translating into MRLRIVRDVDVPPEALEAWWSDLREGSADHAFLGSDAPVWRRLRRLDDAVVRVEDEGRFFGMPLLERYDVRREPGRVVLEGANNFSIFRATYDFEATSAGTRVTLEATLAPIGLLALLDPLGRPFVRRFLTRDLEGHLADARRDLQPGGGSPP; encoded by the coding sequence ATGCGTCTCCGCATCGTGCGCGACGTGGACGTGCCCCCCGAGGCCCTCGAAGCCTGGTGGAGCGACCTGCGCGAAGGGTCCGCGGACCACGCGTTCCTCGGGTCGGACGCGCCCGTCTGGCGCCGTCTGCGGAGGCTCGACGACGCGGTCGTGCGTGTCGAGGACGAGGGACGCTTCTTCGGAATGCCCCTGCTCGAACGGTACGACGTTCGACGCGAGCCGGGCCGGGTCGTGCTCGAGGGCGCCAACAACTTCTCGATCTTTCGCGCCACCTACGATTTCGAGGCGACCTCCGCCGGAACGCGCGTCACGCTGGAAGCGACCCTCGCGCCGATCGGACTCCTCGCCCTCCTCGACCCGCTCGGACGCCCCTTCGTGAGACGATTCCTGACGCGCGACCTCGAAGGCCACCTCGCGGACGCGCGTCGCGACCTTCAGCCCGGTGGCGGCTCGCCGCCGTGA
- a CDS encoding 3-hydroxybutyryl-CoA dehydrogenase produces the protein MKVQEIAVMGAGQMGNGIAQVAAEAGFTVVMRDVEDRFVERGLATIRKNLDRAVEKGRATREVADAALARIRPTTDLKAAANADLVVEAIIENLDLKRKLWTDLDGIVKPGAVFASNTSSIPITVLAAATKRPKQFVGMHFFNPVPVMKLVELIRGVETSDETVAVIRGAGERMGKTVVEVQDYPGFVSNRVLMPMINEAVFALHEGVGTPEAIDTVMKLGMNHPMGPLELADFIGLDTCLSILDVLHDGFKDPKYRPCPLLAKKVQAGHLGRKVGRGFYRYDEKGRIAGPA, from the coding sequence ATGAAGGTCCAGGAGATCGCGGTCATGGGCGCCGGCCAGATGGGCAACGGCATCGCGCAGGTGGCGGCGGAGGCCGGCTTCACGGTCGTCATGCGCGACGTTGAGGACCGGTTCGTCGAGCGCGGCCTCGCGACCATCCGCAAGAACCTCGACCGTGCCGTCGAGAAGGGCCGCGCGACGCGCGAGGTGGCGGACGCGGCGCTCGCCCGCATCAGGCCCACGACCGACCTCAAGGCCGCGGCGAACGCGGACCTCGTCGTCGAAGCCATCATCGAGAACCTCGATCTCAAGCGCAAGCTCTGGACGGACCTCGACGGCATCGTGAAGCCGGGCGCGGTCTTCGCCTCGAACACGTCGTCGATCCCGATCACGGTCCTCGCCGCCGCGACGAAGCGGCCGAAGCAGTTCGTCGGGATGCATTTCTTCAACCCCGTCCCGGTGATGAAGCTCGTGGAGCTCATCCGCGGCGTCGAGACGAGCGACGAGACGGTGGCCGTCATCCGCGGCGCCGGCGAGCGCATGGGCAAGACCGTGGTCGAGGTGCAGGACTATCCCGGCTTCGTGAGCAACCGCGTGCTCATGCCGATGATCAACGAGGCCGTTTTCGCCCTGCACGAGGGCGTCGGCACGCCCGAGGCCATCGACACCGTGATGAAGCTCGGCATGAACCACCCGATGGGCCCGCTCGAGCTCGCCGACTTCATCGGCCTCGACACGTGTCTCTCCATCCTCGACGTCCTGCACGACGGATTCAAGGATCCGAAGTACCGCCCGTGCCCGCTCCTCGCGAAGAAGGTGCAGGCGGGCCACCTCGGCCGGAAGGTGGGACGCGGATTCTACCGCTACGACGAGAAGGGCCGCATCGCGGGCCCGGCCTAG
- a CDS encoding glycosyltransferase family 39 protein has product MQPLAGTPSMPAASVWRARVAAVTARLPLGAIAWGAIALGVALRVATFFLMDPRADGATYTAMGHAWAETGAFLMPYGDVTTSEPTPPGLSHHYPPLYPLYLGLWYKALGFSLATTKLAAIALSIATLAVVYVATRDLYGARLAETATAIAALEPHLVLVTGLNFSENLVLAFFVGTMWAILKSLEDNRYIVFAGLFAGLAYLTRASMGYFFVVAGFAGLAWRLWHRGVRVLADKHYLAAIAIFGAMVLAWAWRNVSAFGWPHWETSSYTTWIQGCLLGASYCTHPANGYDWWEPPPAKSEGFFFAADPVQLFLHALAWKAPLFAAFILAYAAFFPAEVARAARRIREEHESGLWLSVLLVAAISLFMASLFWTYEQYDIWWLDNHRYFVIAVVPLAWAMLRHARFASGGFRVRAVALLVVLALVAGQLFSNPQRWSEAEAARALSPHLEAGDAVALDGPLIKYSFYPYVEEHDLRVYAWSQRPQGEWPDWIISLAAGSSYEGYTLFLERSVVYRDGGVLETKVFKRTGT; this is encoded by the coding sequence GTGCAACCCCTCGCCGGCACCCCGTCGATGCCCGCCGCGTCCGTGTGGCGCGCGCGGGTTGCGGCCGTGACGGCGCGCCTCCCCCTCGGCGCGATCGCGTGGGGCGCGATCGCCCTCGGCGTCGCGCTGCGCGTCGCGACGTTCTTCCTCATGGACCCGCGCGCCGACGGCGCGACGTACACCGCGATGGGCCACGCCTGGGCCGAGACCGGCGCGTTCCTCATGCCGTACGGCGACGTGACGACGAGCGAGCCGACGCCGCCGGGCCTGAGCCACCATTATCCCCCGCTCTATCCGCTCTATCTCGGATTGTGGTACAAGGCGCTCGGATTCAGCCTCGCGACGACGAAGCTCGCGGCGATCGCGCTTTCGATCGCGACGCTCGCCGTGGTATACGTCGCGACGCGCGACCTCTACGGCGCGCGTCTCGCGGAGACGGCAACGGCGATCGCGGCGCTCGAGCCGCACCTCGTCCTCGTCACGGGCCTCAACTTCAGCGAGAACCTCGTGCTCGCGTTCTTCGTCGGCACGATGTGGGCGATCCTCAAGAGCCTCGAAGACAACCGCTACATCGTGTTCGCGGGCCTCTTCGCCGGGCTCGCGTACCTCACCCGCGCGTCGATGGGCTACTTCTTCGTCGTCGCGGGCTTCGCGGGGCTCGCCTGGAGGCTGTGGCACCGCGGCGTCCGCGTGCTCGCGGACAAGCACTACCTCGCCGCGATCGCGATCTTCGGCGCGATGGTGCTCGCGTGGGCGTGGCGGAACGTGTCCGCGTTCGGATGGCCCCATTGGGAGACGTCGAGCTATACGACGTGGATCCAAGGGTGTCTTCTCGGGGCGAGCTACTGCACGCATCCCGCGAACGGCTACGACTGGTGGGAGCCGCCGCCCGCGAAATCCGAAGGCTTCTTCTTCGCGGCCGACCCCGTCCAGCTGTTCCTGCACGCCCTCGCCTGGAAGGCGCCGCTTTTCGCGGCCTTCATCCTCGCCTACGCAGCGTTCTTCCCGGCCGAGGTGGCGCGCGCCGCGCGACGCATCCGCGAGGAGCACGAATCCGGCCTTTGGCTCTCCGTGCTCCTCGTCGCGGCCATTTCGCTCTTCATGGCGAGCCTCTTCTGGACGTACGAGCAGTACGATATCTGGTGGCTCGACAACCACCGCTACTTCGTGATCGCGGTCGTGCCGCTTGCGTGGGCGATGCTGCGCCATGCGCGCTTCGCAAGCGGCGGTTTCCGCGTCCGGGCCGTCGCGCTGCTCGTCGTCCTCGCCCTCGTCGCCGGACAGCTCTTCTCGAATCCGCAGCGTTGGAGCGAAGCGGAGGCGGCGCGCGCGCTCAGCCCGCACCTCGAGGCCGGCGACGCCGTCGCGCTCGACGGGCCGCTCATCAAGTACTCGTTCTACCCGTACGTCGAGGAGCACGATCTCCGCGTGTACGCGTGGTCGCAACGCCCCCAGGGCGAGTGGCCGGATTGGATCATCAGCCTCGCGGCGGGATCGAGCTACGAGGGCTACACGCTCTTCCTCGAGCGGTCGGTCGTCTACCGGGACGGAGGCGTCCTCGAGACGAAGGTGTTCAAGCGAACGGGCACCTGA
- a CDS encoding coiled-coil protein produces MTEGESDVLIEDFLDKKERLNQQANRHRDLRDRMNEETKRWAARRDELNAKVRGLIDQANQHKARRDELNRNVMAAKQQRDELNKVANEKADALNLLKKDRSPREGPTPGKLKAEIRRLEFEQQTKVMTPKKEKELIDRIGALLKELRAIETSYEADAGVKEAYEAMKTAKAAAEEQHRAVTELANAAQEQHDKMVALFEEADKYRREADGGQEKFIESKMGADKVHHEYIDMVNQIRDLEKVVNGLRGKDRRGRGETAAVAAKAEGDAIFEKFKKGEKLSTEDLMALQKAGLL; encoded by the coding sequence ATGACCGAGGGCGAGAGCGACGTTTTGATCGAGGACTTCCTGGACAAGAAGGAACGTCTCAACCAGCAGGCGAACCGTCACCGCGATCTCCGCGACCGGATGAACGAGGAGACGAAGCGCTGGGCCGCCCGCCGCGACGAGCTCAACGCGAAGGTCCGCGGCCTCATCGATCAGGCCAACCAGCACAAGGCGCGCCGCGACGAGCTCAACCGCAACGTCATGGCCGCGAAGCAGCAGCGCGACGAGCTGAACAAGGTCGCCAACGAGAAGGCCGACGCCCTCAACCTTCTCAAGAAGGACCGCAGCCCGCGCGAAGGCCCGACCCCCGGCAAGCTGAAGGCCGAGATCCGCCGCCTCGAGTTCGAGCAGCAGACCAAGGTCATGACGCCGAAGAAGGAGAAGGAGCTCATCGACCGCATCGGCGCGCTCCTCAAGGAGCTGCGCGCGATCGAGACCTCCTACGAGGCCGACGCCGGCGTCAAGGAAGCCTACGAGGCGATGAAGACCGCGAAGGCGGCGGCTGAAGAGCAGCACCGCGCGGTCACGGAGCTCGCGAACGCCGCCCAGGAGCAGCACGACAAGATGGTCGCGCTCTTCGAGGAGGCGGACAAGTACCGCCGCGAAGCCGACGGCGGCCAGGAGAAGTTCATCGAGTCCAAGATGGGCGCTGACAAGGTCCACCACGAGTACATCGACATGGTGAACCAGATCCGCGACCTCGAGAAGGTCGTGAACGGGCTACGCGGCAAGGACCGCCGCGGCCGCGGCGAGACCGCCGCCGTCGCCGCGAAGGCGGAAGGCGACGCGATCTTCGAGAAGTTCAAGAAGGGCGAGAAGCTCAGCACGGAGGACCTGATGGCCCTCCAGAAGGCCGGGCTTCTTTAA